In the Aromatoleum bremense genome, one interval contains:
- a CDS encoding aldehyde dehydrogenase family protein has translation MQVFDMIINGQHVKAEATFDVINPASGQAFARVQAGNPAHVDQAVAAARAAFSAWSRTPDKRRQDLLHALGIAIEEDMANLMELVTKESGKPLGGLNGIGAGMEVGGAIAWTHVTADLSLPVEGNR, from the coding sequence ATGCAAGTATTCGACATGATCATCAACGGCCAGCACGTGAAGGCCGAGGCCACGTTCGACGTCATCAATCCGGCAAGCGGACAGGCGTTTGCCCGCGTGCAGGCAGGGAATCCGGCGCATGTGGATCAGGCCGTTGCCGCCGCCCGCGCTGCCTTTTCGGCCTGGAGCCGCACGCCGGACAAGCGTCGCCAGGACTTGTTGCATGCGTTGGGGATCGCCATCGAGGAGGACATGGCGAACCTGATGGAACTGGTCACCAAGGAAAGTGGCAAGCCCCTGGGCGGCTTGAATGGCATCGGCGCTGGGATGGAAGTGGGTGGTGCGATCGCGTGGACGCACGTCACGGCCGATCTCTCACTGCCCGTCGAAGGTAACCGCTAA